A portion of the Phaenicophaeus curvirostris isolate KB17595 chromosome 17, BPBGC_Pcur_1.0, whole genome shotgun sequence genome contains these proteins:
- the LOC138727920 gene encoding LOW QUALITY PROTEIN: derlin-2-like (The sequence of the model RefSeq protein was modified relative to this genomic sequence to represent the inferred CDS: substituted 1 base at 1 genomic stop codon), with protein sequence MAYQGLAQEYLGMPAVTRAYTTACVLTTAAVQLELITPFQLYFNPGLIFRKFQIWRLITNFLFFGPLGFSFFFNMIFLYRYCRMLEEGSFRGRTADFVFMFLFGGFLMTISFXLFGLFASLFFLGQAFTIMLVYVWSRRNPYIRMNFFGLLNFQAPFLPWVLMGFSLLLGNSIIIDLLGIAVGHIYYFLEDVFPNQPGGKKLLLTPGFLKMVFDTPEEDPNYNPLPEDHPENQPRDQDQNQQQHPQ encoded by the exons ATGGCCTACCAGGGCCTGGCGCAGGAGTACCTGGGCATGCCGGCCGTCACCCGCGCCTACACCACCGCCTGCGTCCTCACCACCGCCGCCGTG CAGCTGGAGCTCATCACCCCCTTCCAGCTGTACTTCAACCCCGGCCTCATCTTCAGGAAGTTCCAG ataTGGAGGCTGATCACCAACTTCCTGTTTTTTGGGCCCCTGGgattcagtttctttttcaacATGATATTTCT GTACAGGTACTGCCGCATGCTGGAAGAAGGCTCCTTTCGGGGGAGGACGGCTGACTTTGTCTTTATGTTCCTCTTTGGAGGCTTCCTCATGACAATATCCTTTTGA CTCTTTGGACTCTTTGCCAGCCTGTTTTTCCTGGGCCAGGCTTTCACTATCATGCTGGTGTACGTGTGGAGTCGCAGGAACCCCTACATCCGTATGAACTTCTTTGGGCTTCTTAACTTCCAGGCTCCCTTCTTGCCCTGGGTCCTGATGGGATTCTCATTGCTCCTGGGCAACTCCATCATCATCGACTTACTGG GGATCGCAGTGGGTCACATCTATTATTTCTTGGAAGATGTTTTTCCCAACCAGCCTGGAGGAAAGAAGCTGCTGTTAACCCCTGGTTTCCT GAAGATGGTATTTGACACACCTGAAGAAGATCCCAACTATAACCCTCTCCCTGAGGATCATCCAGAAAACCAACCTAGAGACCAAGACCAgaaccagcagcagcatccacaGTAA
- the SMARCB1 gene encoding SWI/SNF-related matrix-associated actin-dependent regulator of chromatin subfamily B member 1, with protein MMMMALSKTFGQKPVKFQLEEDGEFYMIGSEVGNYLRMFRGSLYKRYPSLWRRLATVEERKKIVASSHENQRSHSPRRYHGYTTLATSVTLLKASEVEEILDGNDEKYKAVSISTEPPTYLREQKAKRNNQWVPTLPNSSHHLDAVPCSTTINRNRMGRDKKRTFPLCFDDHDPAVIHENASQPEVLVPIRLDMEIDGQKLRDAFTWNMNEKLMTPEMFSEILCDDLDLNPLTFVPAIASAIRQQIESYPTDSILEDQSDQRVIIKLNIHVGNISLVDQFEWDMSEKENSPEKFALKLCSELGLGGEFVTTIAYSIRGQLSWHQKTYAFSENPLPTVEIAIRNTGDADQWCPLLETLTDAEMEKKIRDQDRNTRRMRRLANTAPAW; from the exons gtAGGAAACTACTTGCGTATGTTTCGGGGTTCCCTGTACAAGAGATACCCTTCACTCTGGAGGCGCCTCGCTACtgtggaagagaggaagaagataGTGGCCTCTTCACACG aAAATCAGCGGTCTCACAGCCCCAGAAGAT ATCATGGCTATACCACATTAGCCACTAGCGTGACGCTGCTAAAGGCCTCTGAAGTGGAAGAAATCTTGGATGGAAATGATGAGAAGTATAAGGCAGTGTCTATCAGCACAGAACCTCCCACCTACCTCAG AGAACAGAAGGCAAAGAGGAACAACCAGTGGGTGCCAACCCTGCCCAACAGCTCTCATCACCTGGATGCAGTGCCATGCTCAACGACAATTAACAGAAATCGCATGGGCAGGGATAAGAAGAGGACATTCCCACTGTG CTTTGATGATCATGACCCAGCGGTGATCCATGAGAATGCGTCCCAGCCAGAGGTTCTGGTTCCAATCAGGCTTGATATGGAAATCGATGGGCAGAAACTCAGAGATGCGTTTACGTGGAACATGAATG AAAAGTTAATGACGCCAGAAATGTTCTCTGAGATTCTCTGCGATGACTTGGATTTGAATCCTCTAACCTTTGTCCCGGCTATTGCCTCTGCGATCCGACAGCAGATTGAGTCATACCCAACGGACAGTATCCTTGAAGATCAGTCAGACCAACGAGTTATTATTAAG CTAAACATCCACGTGGGGAACATTTCCCTTGTAGACCAGTTTGAATGGGACATGTCAGAGAAGGAGAATTCACCAGAGAAGTTTGCCTTGAAGCTGTGCTCAGAGCTTGGCCTGGGTGGGGAGTTTGTCACTACTATTGCCTACAGCATCCGGGGACAGCTGAGCTGGCATCAGAAGACGTATGCGTTCAG TGAGAACCCTTTGCCGACAGTAGAAATTGCGATTCGCAACACGGGGGATGCTGACCAGTGGTGCCCTCTTCTGGAAACCCTCACAGATGCTGAGATGGAGAAGAAGATCAGAGACCAGGACAGAAATACAAG GCGCATGAGACGTTTGGCCAATACCGCTCCAGCCTGGTAA